The segment ttacaaaaaaattaatatGATTATAACATATAAACAACACTTTAGAAGAGGAATAATGAAAGAGATAAATCAAAAGTTGACACGACAAAAATTCTCACTTGTCTTTCCCCCCAACCCCTCCCCCCCCAAaaaacacgcacacacacacacaccaacaaaCACACTCACAAAAATTTAATAGGATTATAGTGAGATAGGTTCGGACCTATCCGGCTTTAATTAATCATAATGACAATTTAGAAGAGGAATAATAACAAAGATCGAATAGAAGTTGGTACATGAGAAAGAATCATCACCTGTTGACCGACACACACCAACAAACACACTCACACACACCTCAGGAAAAGTTTTTGAAAACAAGCTAGCCTCCAAAGAACTCCCAATATACTATTCAACAGCAATCAATGATTACAATACATCCcctaacaaaaaaaaattcaataatatccaacctttaaaaaattaataaaataatattaatgaatccaacattatattattaaaaaaaaaattaaattatagtcTCTAACATTCTATATAAAAAACTCAATCCACAGAAATGGTCTCTGTGTGGCATCTAATCCCAGCGCAAGCTCTTCCACTTGCTTTTCACTCATAATTCCAGTACTTCCAAAGGATATGTAGATTACAGAGTGGGTACACTGTTTATCTAGCCATTGTAAGCATTCAGTCTCATGTTTCCGTAAGCTTGGCAGGACCTTCGTGCTCGCCGTACTATGGAGAAACTCAGGAGGAATTAGAGGGCCTATTGGATACACGCCCACTTCTTTGGACAACGTTTCGACTACTGGAGCTTCGATCTCTAAGAAAGAATTGAAGAGGATCCATTTAATGTGCCTGATTTCTTGTGCCATGCGAGTACCTTTACGAAAAAAGTATTCGCCTCCCCACAACCACGGAAGATCTCCAGAACGCAGCGGCGGCATGGAGGGAAGATATTTTGTTTTTTGATCTTGCTTTGGAATTCCTTCACAACAAAATCCACAAGGATGGAAAAGCTATTTAAATGTTGTTTGAATCATAAAAGAAAAACTAAAATCAATTAAAAGTGGATGATTATATATTACCATCGGATGAAACGACACCAAGTGAGACCATATGGCTAATGAAGTAGTGAATGGCGAAGATTGAAACGGGAGCAGTGTGGAAAACGGCGAGGGGAACTTTGTGAAGCGTGGCTAGCGGGTGTAAACCAAAGGACATCCAGGCGTCTGCAATTATACAGCTGAGCTTGTTTTCCTCTTCCCTGGCATTTATTTCCTGAATTACTCTATCAATAACAGAAGGCCCCATGCACTTTTCCACTGCGTCCATGCCATTTCCAACGCCTTCCAGAGTATCCATAACTGGGAATTCAAAGGGAACGGATATCATTCGGATGTTATCATGCAAAGAATTTGGAGCGTTGGCTTTGAGTATGCTGTTATGATTACTGTCAGAGTTGAGGAAAGTGAGGAAGAAACCATGGGAGACGAGCTTCCAGGCAAGTTGCATCATGGGATTAATGTGACCCTGTGCAGGAAAAGGAATGAGAAGCGCGTGAGGAACCATGGCTGAGCTTAGCTATACACCTGACTCGAGAGAAACACAGATGTAATATTCTTGTTAGCAAAGAAGCCAAAATATAATGGGTAAAACATCGTTTTGCGCAGAGATCCTCGCCTGATAACTTTTGTCTCTTCGACCATATCGTTTAGCGACTTTTCGCATCTAGCCTTTCGACTGTCTCGTAGCATGCATAGTGATTATTGCATTATGCCGATCAAATTTTATCTTTACGATAAAACGTTTCTTATGTATAGACAGCCGCGGCTATTCTAGCTTCAAAACAGATTTTTCATACagtgtgttagtgacaggttagtcaatcgcagccattaaatgcaaaatcgacagtgtaaaacgcatgactaacacgcgtgttagtcaatccatactgtctTTTTATGACCAGAATAGTCGCGTCCATGTATAGACATGACAATCAAAATGATTGAATATATATATGAGTTccatattttaatatataattttaatattttttaattatttaaatatatttattaactcaagattaatttaatattttgtgGTGTCtatattttttcttcaaaatatGTCTAGTCTGATTTTTAATAGTATTTGATTATGTTTTTAATAGGATTGCACAAGTCATATTTCATATGTTTTTAAATTCTAAATTACCAATCTTAATAATTCTAAGATATGATTATTATGTTGTATTTATTAATTCGTTCTTTAATCTAATATTTTGTCATGTTTAGTTTCTTTGTTCAAAATATGTCTAGTCTAATTTCTCATAACATGTGATTATGTTTTTTATAAGATTGTACACACAATCACATCTCTTATGTTTTTAAAAAAGTTTAACCTTAATAATTCTAAAATGCAATTAAATATTATCAATAGTTTGAATTCATACGCATAGAATTCAAAAcattaaatttgaaattttatttcaAATGCTTGTGAAATAATTTGAATGAAAAAGTTGCTAACTTAAAGAATGAATTAACTAATGGAGAAGATATGAGAGGATAATTATGGATCAAGTTTAGTTTGTGTAAATAGATAATTAACTCATTTTACTTAAATAACAaactataatttaattaaatgattaattttaatagATAATTactgataataaaaaattaataatagtgGATTATTAATAATAATAGATCATTAATGATAATACCTAATTAATGATATgattataattaataaataaataatacaataaTAAGGAGAATTCTTTTAGTGTATGTTGCATTTTGCCCTTCATTAAGACGATATTTGAAGTGAcattattttaaagaaaataaaagtaATTAAGAAGTAAAACATAGAAGCAATGTACAAAGCAATGATATGCCTCACTTGAGTAGGAAAAAAAATGACAATTTAGTTTGTGGAATGATTGATGCCTCCTCGAGATCTTATCCATTCAAAAATTATATGAGTGATTTCTTGAAATAAGAGATTTGAAAAATATGtcaaatgaaatttcaaaaatgatggaAGAAAATTAAAACTAAGAGATAGATGCAATAAATTTAATATGGTGATTAGTTGTGATGATTTGAGGAGAACAACCTTCATGTTATATAGCAATGTATATCAAACCAAGATGATATGTAGCTAATGCATGGACAAAATAAAGGAAAGGTCATTTGGGACATGGAAGACCATGTTGTTGTTGTGATGATATATTGTATGGACCAtgataaatgaaaataaataaaaatacaaaatatcaaGCAACCAAGCATGCACTACAATGCAAAGACAAACGTCATCTTTCCCCTAGTcaagatgataaaaaattgattaattgataataatgataatgttattgaTGTGGGAAGGATAAGTCCAAAAATAATGTGAGGATTATGTTATTAATTTTGAGAACAATATGAGGACTGGGTTAATAGATTGCATGGATAAGGATTGTTGCATTTCTATGGACTACTTTTGAGATTTTATAGAATGTGGAGATTTTAGGATAGGTGGATTGAAAAGTTTGAGGAGTTTTGAGGAATATTTGAATTGCTTAGGATTGGAAGCTTGGAACTTGTCATGATACCATTACATATTTGACTTTACAGCCAGCTTAATCATCTCTTCCACATCATGATACCATTCAATATTTGAATTTACAACCAAAGTTCAAGTACACAGATACACCTTGCTTCATATCAACTCTCACTTCTACCATAAGGCAACTCATCACAACACTACATTATTTGTTTAGATAGGTGATAAACATTTCTCATAAAATTTGCATCTCCCTTGTTCTTCTTAAACATTGATTTTATGGTTTCTCTCAACATGGGATGTCTTCTAAATTGTGACAAAAACTTTGACACTTAGGGGCCTCGTCTAAATATGTAAATAGTCATTTTTCCCTTACTCCATAG is part of the Cryptomeria japonica chromosome 10, Sugi_1.0, whole genome shotgun sequence genome and harbors:
- the LOC131858942 gene encoding UDP-glycosyltransferase 85A2-like, translating into MVPHALLIPFPAQGHINPMMQLAWKLVSHGFFLTFLNSDSNHNSILKANAPNSLHDNIRMISVPFEFPVMDTLEGVGNGMDAVEKCMGPSVIDRVIQEINAREEENKLSCIIADAWMSFGLHPLATLHKVPLAVFHTAPVSIFAIHYFISHMVSLGVVSSDGIPKQDQKTKYLPSMPPLRSGDLPWLWGGEYFFRKGTRMAQEIRHIKWILFNSFLEIEAPVVETLSKEVGVYPIGPLIPPEFLHSTASTKVLPSLRKHETECLQWLDKQCTHSVIYISFGSTGIMSEKQVEELALGLDATQRPFLWIEFFI